The segment GATAAGGATCGCAATATTATAGTCAACGGAAAGTGCGGTTTCCATGAACCTTGCACCACCGATAAGGACAATTCCTGCATAAAGAGGCATGAACAAAGCGATAAGAGCTCCGGAATAACCCTGAATGAAACGTGACTGGAACCGTCTTCCCAGAAGTTCAGGGAATGTAACAGCATTAAGGTTCACGCCAATGCTTCTTGTCCTTTTTCCAAATACGACAAAAGCGATGAAAATACCTACAAATATGTTCATGAATACGAGCCAGAGGGTTCCCAGACCAAGCGTTCCTGTCACACCGCCAAAACCGATGATCGCAGCTGTACTGATAAATGCTGCACCATAGGAAAGTGCGAGAATGTAAGGATTGACCTTTCTTCCGGCGAGCATGTAGTCGTCGACCTCTTTAGTTCTCCTGTATGCAAGCCAGCCGCAATAGAAAACGGCGAGCATATAGATCAGGACAAATATTCCCAGGGTTGAAGTACTGACCGCCATCTTAGCACTCCTCGTCCTCTTCTTCGTTCCACTTTAAAAGCCCATATACCATACATCCCAGTGCACTTACGATGCACAGGACATAGGCCAACCATATCTGAGGGTCATCAATACCTAACATAAATACCACTTGCCATTTTTTTTGTTTGACGCTTGCTAACATGTAGCAAGCTCGGATAATGGTAATTGTTAACAAGGACCATACTTTAATGTTTCGAAGTTATTCGTAAAAAATAATACAATTGATTGAATGTAAACAGACATCAATGGAGCTAAAAGTGCATAGACGTTTTAGAGTGAACAGACTTGTGTTGTGAGCATCTCGTAATAAAAAGATGATGTGTTCGTACCAAAAATAAATATTATTTAAACTTTAGAAATATACAAATATAGAAAAATCCTATTGGTATACCTGTGATTACTCGATGAAAAAAATAACAGGCATTTTAATTATTATTTTACTTATATCAACCCTGGGAATGGGTTGTGTTGGATCAACTGAAGACACAGACATTGGTGAACAGGAAGATCAAATAATCGTAGAAGAGCACAGTGAGCTATTTTCCCAGAAACAGGAAAGAATAGACCTGGTCAATGCTGCTATTGAGCTGATAGATGAAAAAGGAGAACTTGCATTTCCTGAATTCAGAGAAAAGGACAGCCAGTGGTACAATAATAATTCCTACATCACCGTCTGGAAGACTGAAGGAATACGTGTTGTCTTCCCTCCTAAAGTAAATGGTGAAGGCGGGAGTGTACTCGATCTTGAAGATTATAACGGTGAACCATTAGGCAGGATGATTATTGAGACTGCTTTAAGCGAAGATGGCGAGGGATGGGTAAATTATTACTGGCCAAAACCAGGTGAGACCGCTCCTTCCAAGAAATCTACTTTCGTCAAGAGAACTACCATCGGCAACGAGACATATCTTGTGCATTCAGGTTTTTACGTCAATGACTACACCTATAATAAAAACCTCGAAGACATTGATGATATCAACTACTTTGGAGAAGCAACCATTAGAAATCTGATCAATCCGAATAGAGTTGATATGGGTCTGGATATAGACTACAGCATTGCACACTTTATAATCAAACCAGGTGATTTCCTTGAGCCACTTATTATGAAGAACCCGGAAACATATTATGTTCTTGAGGGTGAAGGTATTCTCTACATAGAAGATGTGCCGTTTGAACTTAGGAAAGGACAACTTGTCCTTGTACCTGAAAACGCAAAGCAGCACATGGAGAACACCGGAGATGTTGACCTTGAGTTCCTTGCTATAAACGAGCCTGCCTGGAAACCAGAGCACGAGATAATTCTGGAGTGATTTCTCACTCCACTTTTTTAAAGAGAATAATTTGTCATGGTTGCAATAGGAAAATTCAAATTCAGAGTTAAAACATTATCACAGTAATAGTATTATTACATAGACCTGGTCATATTCAATTAGATATAAATCAGATATAATGGAAAGTAAATAAATATCTAAATAAATAAATAAATAAATAAATAGATAAAAATCTCAAATATTTCTTCTTCAAATATCAATTACTTAGAATAAATATTGTATCTCAGGTAGAAGTACTTCTTTCTATTCACAAGAATCTCTAAATTATTATTCTTGTAGTTAGTCTATTTTCAGCAGCAATCAATATATATATATTTTTACAGGTATACTACTCATCCAGTTATTGAGGTGTACTATGAAAAAATCTATGCTATTGGGAAATTTATTGCTTGCGTGTTGTCTTGTACTGATATTGCTATCAACTTCCTGTAATGCAGCAGGTATTGACCAGAACGCAGTTCCAAATTCGAATGAATCCTCTGCTTCAAAAATATCCATAGCACCCCTCAATCCTGCATTCGTCCAGTACCAGGAAGAACTGGAAAAGAGCCAGAATGATTATTCGATAAATTCAGTTACTATTTCAAGTCTCACATTATCAGATAGTTCTGGTGATGTCTCATCCAAGGATATTTTAAACAGCATCCATGTTTTACAGGATGATGAGTTAGCTGGAAATATCGTACATCCAACCGGAATAATTCCTTCTCCTGTAGATTTATCTCACCTTTCACCTGTGAATATGGAAGAATTTGTGGCAAGCGAAGAGTATGGATTTAGATCTTCCGGTGTCATGACAACTGGCACGGCGAGTTATCCTTCCCGCTACGACCTGCGTGACAACAATGGTGTCACAGAAATAAGGGATCAGGGCAATGCCGGTAGTTGCTGGGCGCATTCAGGTATGGCTTCCCTGGAATCCTATCTTTTGCACAGCAGGTCAGAGGACTGGGACTTTTCTGAGAATAATGCCAAGAATACTTTAGTATATTTTA is part of the Methanococcoides orientis genome and harbors:
- a CDS encoding symporter small accessory protein, whose product is MLGIDDPQIWLAYVLCIVSALGCMVYGLLKWNEEEDEEC
- a CDS encoding cache domain-containing protein is translated as MKKITGILIIILLISTLGMGCVGSTEDTDIGEQEDQIIVEEHSELFSQKQERIDLVNAAIELIDEKGELAFPEFREKDSQWYNNNSYITVWKTEGIRVVFPPKVNGEGGSVLDLEDYNGEPLGRMIIETALSEDGEGWVNYYWPKPGETAPSKKSTFVKRTTIGNETYLVHSGFYVNDYTYNKNLEDIDDINYFGEATIRNLINPNRVDMGLDIDYSIAHFIIKPGDFLEPLIMKNPETYYVLEGEGILYIEDVPFELRKGQLVLVPENAKQHMENTGDVDLEFLAINEPAWKPEHEIILE